In Oryza sativa Japonica Group chromosome 11, ASM3414082v1, the following are encoded in one genomic region:
- the LOC4349546 gene encoding clathrin heavy chain 1-like, producing the protein MAAANAPIAMREALTLTSLGIAPQFVTFTHVTMESEKYICVRETSPQNSVVIVDMAMPAQPLRRPITADSALMNPNTRILALKAQIPGTTQDHLQIFNIEAKTKIKSHQMPEQVVFWKWITPKLLGLVTQTSVYHWSIEGDSEPAKMFDRTANLANNQIINYRCDPSEKWLVLIGIAPGAPERPQLVKGNMQLFSVDQQRSQALEAHAASFASFKVVGNENPSTLICFASKTTNAGQITSKLHVIELGAQPGKPGFSKKQADLFFPPDFQDDFPVAMQISQKYGLIYVITKLGLLFVYDLETAAAVYRNRISPDPIFLTAESSASGGFYAINRRGQVLHATVNDATIVPFVSSQLNNLELAVNLAKRANLPGAENLVVQRFQELFAQTKYKEAAELAAESPQGLLRTPETVAKFQSVPVQAGQTPPLLQYFGTLLTRGKLNAYESLELSRLVVNQNKKNLLENWLAEDKLECSEELGDLVKTVDNDLALKIYIKARATPKVVAAFAERREFDKILIYSKQVGYTPDYLFLLQTILRTDPQGAVNFALMMSQMEGGCPVDYNTITDLFLQRNMIREATAFLLDVLKPNLPEHAFLQTKVLEINLVTYPNVADAILANGMFSHYDRPRVAQLCEKAGLYLRALQHYTELPDIKRVMVNTHAIEPQALVEFFGTLSREWALECMKDLLLVNLRGNLQIVVQAAKEYSEQLGVDACIKLFEQFKSYEGLYFFLGAYLSSSEDPDIHFKYIEAAARTGQIKEVERVTRESNFYDAEKTKNFLMEAKLPDARPLINVCDRFGFVPDLTHYLYTNNMLRYIEGYVQKVNPGNAPLVVGQLLDDECPEDFIKGLILSVRSLLPVEPLVDECEKRNRLRLLTQFLEHLVSEGSQDVHVHNALGKIIIDSNNNPEHFLTTNPFYDSRVVGKYCEKRDPTLAVVAYRRGQCDDELINVTNKNSLFKLQARYVVERMDGDLWDKVLQPENEYRRQLIDQVVSTALPESKSPEQVSAAVKAFMTADLPHELIELLEKIVLQNSAFSGNFNLQNLLILTAIKADPSRVMDYVNRLDNFDGPAVGEVAVEAQLFEEAFAIFKKFNLNVQAVNVLLDNIRSIERAEEFAFRVEEDAVWSQVAKAQLREGLVSEAIESFIRADDATHFLDVIRAAEEANVYDDLVKYLLMVRQKAREPKVDGELIFAYAKIDRLSDIEEFILMPNVANLQNVGDRLYDEELYEAAKIIYAFISNWAKLAVTLVKLKQFQGAVDAARKANSAKTWKEVCFACVDAEEFRLAQICGLNIIVQVDDLEEVSEYYQNRGCFNELISLMESGLGLERAHMGIFTELGVLYARYRPEKLMEHIKLFSTRLNIPKLIRACDEQQHWKELTYLYIQYDEFDNAATTIMNHSPDAWDHMQFKDVAVKVANVELYYKAVHFYLQEHPDLINDLLNVLALRLDHTRVVDIMRKAGQLHLVKPYMVAVQSNNVSAVNEALNELYVEEEDYERLRESVDMHDNFDQIGLAQKLEKHELLEMRRIAAYIYKKAGRWKQSIALSKKDNMYKDCMETCSQSGDRELSEDLLVYFIEQGKKECFASCLFICYDLIRADVALELAWMNNMVDFAFPYLLQFIREYTSKVDELVKDRIESQNEVRAKEKEEKDLVAQQNMYAQLLPLALPAPPGMGGPPPPMGMPGMPPMGGMGMPPMGPGPMPAYGMPPMGSY; encoded by the exons atggcggcggccaACGCCCCCATCGCCATGCGCGAGGCCCTCACG CTCACCAGCCTGGGGATCGCGCCCCAGTTCGTCACCTTCACCCACGTCACCATGGAGTCGGAGAAATACATCTGCGTCCGCGAGACCTCCCCGCAGAACAGCGTCGTCATCGTCGACATGGCCATGCCCGCGCAGCCCCTCCGCAGGCCCATCACCGCCGACTCCGCCCTCATGAACCCCAACACCCGCATCCTCGCCCTCAAAG CTCAAATACCTGGGACAACACAGGATCACCTGCAAATCTTCAACATTGAGGCTAAAACAAAAATTAAGTCCCACCAGATGCCTGAGCAG GTTGTGTTTTGGAAATGGATCACCCCAAAGTTGTTGGGTTTGGTAACACAAACATCAGTTTATCACTGGTCAATTGAGG GAGATTCTGAACCGGCCAAGATGTTCGATAGGACGGCTAATTTGGCCAACAATCAAATTATCAACTATCGATGTGATCCATCTGAGAAGTGGCTTGTGCTTATTGGAATTGCACCTGGTGCTCCAGAG AGGCCACAACTGGTGAAGGGAAATATGCAACTTTTTTCTGTGGATCAGCAACGTAGTCAGGCACTTGAAGCCCATGCAGCATCCTTTGCATCATTTAAG GTCGTGGGCAACGAGAACCCTTCAACTCTCATCTGCTTTGCCTCAAAGACAACTAATGCTGGGCAGATCACTTCTAAGTTGCATGTTATTGAATTGGGTGCCCAGCCAG GGAAACCAGGGTTTTCCAAGAAGCAAGCTGATCTTTTCTTCCCCCCAGATTTTCAGGATGATTTTCCTGTGGCCATGCAG ATCTCTCAGAAGTATGGCCTTATCTATGTAATTACGAAGCTTGGCCTTTTATTTGTATATGACTTGGAAACAGCTGCAGCGGTCTATAGAAATAGAATTAGTCCAGATCCTATATTCTTGACAGCAGAGTCTTCTGCAAGTGGTGGTTTTTATGCCATCAATAGGAGAGGACAGGTTTTACATGCCACAGTTAATGATGCAACCATTGTGCCTTTTGTCAGCAGTCAA TTAAATAACCTTGAACTAGCTGTAAATCTTGCCAAAAGAGCTAATCTTCCTGGGGCAGAGAACTTA GTTGTGCAAAGGTTTCAAGAATTGTTTGCACAAACAAAATACAAGGAAGCAGCTGAGTTGGCTGCAGAATCTCCTCAAGGTCTTCTCCGAACTCCTGAGACTGTTGCAAAATTTCAG AGTGTTCCTGTTCAAGCTGGGCAAACGCCTCCACTCTTGCAGTACTTTGGCACATTGCTAACTCGGGGGAAGCTCAATGCTTACGAGTCTCTTGAGCTATCTCGACTTGTTGTCAATCAGAACAAAAAGAACCTTTTGGAAAACTGGTTGGCTGAAGACAAATTGGAGTGCAGTGAAGAACTTGGAGATCTTGTCAAG ACTGTGGACAATGATCTTGCTCTGAAAATATACATAAAGGCTAGGGCAACCCCTAAAGTTGTTGCCGCTTTTGCTGAAAGAAGGGAATTTGACAAGATCCTTATATATTCAAAGCAG GTTGGATACACCCCTGActacctcttcctcctccagaccATTTTACGTACGGATCCACAG GGAGCTGTCAACTTTGCGCTCATGATGTCACAAATGGAGGGGGGCTGTCCAGTTGATTACAATACTATAACTGATCTCTTCCTTCAG AGAAACATGATACGTGAGGCAACAGCTTTCCTGCTGGATGTTTTAAAGCCAAACTTGCCGGAGCATGCTTTTCTTCAAACCAAG GTTTTGGAGATCAACTTGGTCACTTACCCAAATGTTGCTGATGCCATCCTTGCTAATGGTATGTTCAGTCATTATGATCGCCCTCGTGTTGCTCAGCTTTGTGAAAAGGCTGGCTTGTACTTGCGAGCTCTCCAG CATTACACAGAATTACCAGATATCAAGCGTGTCATGGTGAATACCCATGCCATTGAGCCACAG GCACTTGTTGAGTTCTTTGGCACTCTTTCAAGAGAGTGGGCTTTGGAGTGCATGAAGGACCTTCTGCTGGTCAATCTAAGAGGGAATCTTCAAATTGTTGTACAG GCTGCCAAAGAATACTCTGAGCAGCTAGGGGTTGATGCTTGCATAAAACTGTTTGAGCAATTCAAATCTTACGAGGGCCTTTACTTTTTCTTGGGAGCTTATTTGAGTTCCAG TGAGGATCCAGATATTCATTTCAAATACATAGAAGCAGCTGCTAGGACTGGACAGATCAAAGAAGTTGAACGTGTAACCAGGGAATCCAACTTTTATGATGCGGAGAAGACAAAGAACTTTTTAATGGAAGCGAAACTGCCTGATGCCCGTCCGCTGATTAATGTCTGCGACCGCTTTGGATTTGTTCCAGATTTGACCCACTATCTGTATACAAATAATATGCTTCGGTATATTGAAGGCTATGTACAGAAA GTGAACCCTGGAAATGCTCCATTAGTTGTTGGACAGCTACTTGATGATGAGTGCCCTGAAGATTTCATTAAGGGTTTGATTCTGTCTGTCCGTTCTCTCCTTCCTGTTGAGCCACTAGTTGATGAATGCGAGAAGAG gAACCGCCTACGGCTGCTGACACAATTTTTGGAGCACTTAGTGAGCGAGGGTAGCCAAGATGTCCATGTGCACAATGCTCTTGGAAAAATCATCATTGACAGCAACAATAATCCTGAGCACTTCCTTACCACCAATCCATTTTATGACTCTCGCGTGGTCGGTAAATACTGTGAAAAGCGGGATCCTACCCTTGCTGTTGTTGCTTACAGACGTGGACAGTGTGATGATGAACTTATTAATGTCACCAATAAAAACTCACTGTTCAAGCTGCAAGCTAG GTATGTGGTTGAAAGAATGGATGGTGATCTGTGGGATAAAGTTCTACAGCCTGAAAATGAATATAGAAGGCAACTCATTGACCAAGTGGTTTCTACGGCTTTGCCTGAAAGCAAGAGCCCCGAGCAAGTGTCTGCTGCtgttaaggctttcatgacagcTGATCTTCCCCATGAACTGATTGAACTTCTTGAAAAGATCGTCCTTCAGAATTCTGCTTTCAGTGGAAACTTCAATCTGCAGAACCTTCTCATCTTGACAGCCATCAAGGCTGACCCATCCAGGGTCATGGACTATGTCAACAGGCTGGACAACTTTGATGGGCCTGCTGTTGGAGAAgtagcagttgaagcacagctGTTTGAGGAGGCTTTCGCTATCTTCAAGAAGTTCAACTTAAATGTGCAGGCTGTCAATGTTCTATTGGACAACATCCGAAGCATAGAAAGAGCTGAAGAGTTTGCATTCCGTGTTGAAGAAGATGCTGTTTGGAGCCAGGTTGCCAAGGCCCAGTTGCGTGAAGGTTTGGTTAGTGAAGCAATTGAGTCCTTCATTCGTGCAGATGATGCAACACATTTCCTCGACGTCATCCGTGCTGCTGAGGAAGCTAATGTATACGATGATCTAGTTAAGTACTTGCTTATGGTAAGGCAGAAGGCAAGGGAACCCAAAGTTGATGGAGAACTCATCTTTGCGTATGCTAAGATTGATAGACTCAGTGATATTGAAGAGTTCATTCTCATGCCAAATGTTGCCAATCTTCAAAATGTTGGTGATCGTCTGTATGATGAAGAACTTTATGAAGCAGCAAAGATCATCTATGCCTTCATCTCAAACTGGGCTAAGCTGGCTGTTACCCTTGTTAAGCTGAAGCAGTTCCAAGGTGCTGTGGATGCTGCTCGCAAGGCTAACAGTGCTAAAACATGGAAGGAAGTCTGCTTTGCTTGTGTTGATGCCGAGGAGTTCCGGCTAGCACAAATATGTGGTCTCAATATTATTGTCCAG GTTGATGATTTGGAGGAAGTAAGTGAATACTACCAGAACAGAGGATGTTTCAATGAACTTATTTCCCTCATGGAAAGTGGTCTAGGACTGGAGCGTGCTCACATGGGCATCTTCACAGAATTAGGAGTCCTCTATGCTAGATATCGCCCTGAGAAGCTCATGGAACACATCAAACTTTTCTCCACACGTCTCAACATTCCTAAGCTTATCCGTGCTTGTGATGAACAGCAGCACTGGAAAGAGCTTACTTACCTATACATCCAGTATGATGAATTTGACAATGCTGCCACCACTATTATGAACCATTCTCCGGATGCATGGGATCATATGCAATTTAAGGATGTTGCTGTTAAAGTTGCAAATGTTGAGCTATACTACAAGGCAGTGCACTTCTATCTGCAAGAGCATCCTGATCTCATCAATGACCTTCTCAATGTACTTGCGCTTCGTTTGGATCATACAAGAGTCGTGGACATAATGCGCAAG GCTGGTCAGTTGCATCTTGTGAAACCATACATGGTTGCAGTTCAGAGCAACAATGTCTCTGCTGTGAATGAAGCTTTGAATGAGCTTTATGTTGAAGAGGAGGACTATGAGAGACTCCGTGAATCGGTTGATATGCATGACAACTTTGATCAGATAGGTCTTGCCCAAAAG CTTGAGAAGCATGAATTGCTTGAGATGAGGAGGATCGCTGCCTACATTTACAAGAAGGCTGGCAGATGGAAGCAATCTATTGCCCTGTCGAAGAAAGACAACATGTACAAGGATTGCATGGAGACATGCTCACAGTCTGGTGACCGCGAGCTGTCAGAAGATTTGCTTGTCTATTTCATTGAACAG GGAAAGAAAGAATGCTTTGCTTCTTGTCTCTTTATTTGTTATGACTTGATCCGTGCGGATGTTGCTCTTGAGCTTGCATGGATGAACAACATGGTGGACTTTGCATTCCCCTATCTGTTACAG TTCATTCGGGAGTACACAAGCAAGGTTGATGAGCTAGTGAAGGACAGGATTGAATCACAGAATGAAGTAAGGGCtaaagagaaggaagaaaaagatcTTGTTGCTCAGCAG AACATGTATGCCCAATTGCTTCCTCTCGCCTTGCCTGCTCCACCTGGTATGGGCGGTCCTCCACCGCCAATGGGGATGCCGGGCATGCCTCCGATGGGCGGAATGGGGATGCCTCCGATGGGTCCCGGACCTATGCCAGCATATGGGATGCCTCCAATGGGAAGCTACTGA
- the LOC4349547 gene encoding probable calcium-binding protein CML25/26, whose product MASSASSVFAAFDKDGDGKVSASELRGCMAAALGEEVSEEEAAAILATADTDGDGLLDHHEFMRLSAAHQLQEPAEESLRCLREAFDMYAEEEETAVITPASLRRMLRRLGSEHQRLEMEECRAMICRFDLNGDGVLSFDEFRVMMLMA is encoded by the coding sequence ATGGCATCGTCAGCTTCGTCGGTGTTCGCGGCCTTCGacaaggacggcgacggcaaggtgTCCGCGTCCGAGCTGCGGGGctgcatggcggcggcgctcggggaGGAGGTttccgaggaggaggcggcggcgatcctCGCAACGGCCGacaccgacggcgacggcttgcTGGACCACCACGAGTTCATGAGGCTCTCTGCTGCTCATCAGTTGCAGGAGCCAGCGGAGGAGAGCCTAAGGTGCCTGAGGGAGGCGTTCGACATgtacgcggaggaggaggagacggcggtgaTCACGCCGGCGAGCCTGCGGCGGATGCTGAGGCGGCTGGGGTCAGAGCATCAGCGGCTGGAGATGGAGGAGTGCAGGGCCATGATCTGCAGGTTCGACCtcaacggcgacggcgtgctCTCCTTTGACGAGTTCAGGGTCATGATGCTCATGGCTTGA
- the LOC107277383 gene encoding ammonium transporter 3 member 1-like: MASAAVPEWLNKGDNAWQMLSATLVALQGFPGLALFYVGAVPRKWALTSAFMALYAMAATMPCWALWAHNMAFGRRLLPFVGRPAPALAQDYMLSQALLPSTLHLRSNGEVETAAVAPLYPSASMVFFQWAFAGVTVGLVAGAVLGRMSVKAWMAFVPLWTTLSYTVGAYSIWGGGFLFHWGVMDYSGGYVVLLAAGVSGYTAAYWVGPRRKEEDEEEMATASGGNLVVMVAGAGILWMGWTGFNGGDPFSANTDSSVAVLNTHICATTSIVAWVCCDVAVRGRPSVVGAVQGMITGLVCITPRSNIKYSFLLVVISDEMPVPDLS; the protein is encoded by the coding sequence atggcgtcggcggcggtgccggagtGGCTGAACAAGGGCGACAATGCCTGGCAGATGCTCTCCGCCACGCTCGTCGCCCTTCAGGGCTTCCCGGGCCTCGCCCTCTTCTACGTCGGTGCCGTCCCCCGCAAGTGGGCGCTCACCTCCGCATTCATGGCGCTCtacgccatggccgccaccatGCCGTGCTGGGCGCTCTGGGCGCACAACATggccttcggccgccgcctcctccccttcgtcGGCCGCCCCGCCCCGGCGCTCGCCCAGGACTACATGCTCAGCCAGGCGCTGCTCCCCTCCACCCTCCACCTCCGCTCCAACGGCGAGGTTGAGACGGCCGCGGTGGCGCCGCTGTACCCGTCGGCGAGCATGGTGTTCTTCCAGTGGGCCTTCGCCGGCGTCACCGTGGGgctggtcgccggcgccgtgctcGGGCGCATGAGCGTCAAGGCGTGGATGGCGTTCGTGCCGCTGTGGACGACGCTGTCCTACACGGTGGGAGCGTACAGCATCTGGGGCGGAGGCTTCCTCTTCCACTGGGGCGTCATGGACTACTCCGGCGGCTACGTcgtgctcctcgccgccggcgtctccggctACACGGCCGCGTACTGGGTGGGACccaggaggaaggaggaggacgaggaggaaatGGCAACGGCGAGTGGTGGCAAcctggtggtgatggtggccgGCGCGGGCATCCTGTGGATGGGGTGGACCGGCTTCAACGGCGGCGACCCCTTCTCCGCCAACACCGACTCGTCGGTGGCGGTGCTCAACACGCACATCTGCGCCACCACCAGCATCGTCGCTTGGGTTTGCTGCGACGTCGCCGTCCGCGGGAGGCCGTCGGTGGTGGGCGCGGTGCAGGGCATGATCACCGGCCTGGTGTGCATCACTCCAAGGTCAAACATCAAGTACAGCTTTCTTCTAGTAGTAATTTCTGATGAGATGCCTGTTCCTGATCTGAGCTAG
- the LOC4349548 gene encoding uncharacterized protein, with product MPKSKRNRPVTLSKTKKKPGLERKGKVVTDIKDAVEHYANAYVFTYDNMRNQKLKDLREQLKSSSRIFLAGKKVMQIALGRSSADEAKTGLHKLSKFLQGDTGLFFTNLPRDDVERLFREFEEHDFARTGSIVTETVELKEGPLEQFTHEMEPFLRKQGLPVRLNKGAVELVADHIVCEEGKPISPEAAQTLRLLGMQMATFRLYLVCRWSSDDFEVYKEGLAQLRAEADDSS from the exons ATGCCGAAATCCAAGCGCAACCGCCCTG TAACCTTATCCAAGACCAAGAAGAAGCCTGGATTAGAGCGCAAGGGCAAAGTGGTTACCGATATCAAAGATGCCGTCGAGCACTACGCTAATGCCTATGTCTTCACCTACGATAACATGAGGAATCAGAAGCTCAAGGACCTCAGAGAGCAGCTCAAGTCCTCCAGCAG GATATTCCTTGCTGGAAAGAAGGTCATGCAGATAGCGCTGGGGCGTTCATCTGCTGATGAAGCTAAAACAGGCCTTCATAAACTTTCCAAG TTCCTACAAGGTGATACTGGACTGTTCTTTACTAATCTTCCAAGAGATGATGTAGAGAG ATTATTTCGAGAATTCGAAGAGCATGATTTCGCCAGGACAGGAAGTATTGTGACAGAAACG GTGGAGCTTAAGGAAGGCCCCTTGGAACAGTTTACACATGAAATGGAACCCTTTCTACGCAAGCAAGGACTGCCAGTTCGTCTGAACAAAG GGGCGGTGGAATTAGTTGCAGATCACATAGTATGTGAAGAAGGGAAGCCCATTTCACCAGAAGCAGCACAAACTCTG CGGTTGCTTGGGATGCAGATGGCAACATTCCGACTGTACCTTGTCTGCCGGTGGTCCTCTGATGACTTTGAAGTTTACAAGGAAGGCTTGGCGCAACTGCGAGCTGAAGCTGATGATTCTTCTTAA
- the LOC9270397 gene encoding protein CHUP1, chloroplastic — translation MLVRLGVVVVASVAALTLKRANSGNRDGQARKGKDKTRYSEHGEKEEEKEEVKTISGIINSALSDDDDMLSEIESLLSGEIDIPLPSDRFDVKERSWYNSVNSELERLRGLVRELEEREVKLEGELLEYYGLKEQETDVVELHRQLKIKMVEIDMLKMTINSLQEERKKLQDDVARGTGAKRELEAARNKIKELQRQIQMEANQTKGQLMLLKNQVIALKSKEEEAAIKDAEVQRKLKKLKELEVEVVELRRKNKELLYEKRDLIVKLDAAQGKITESDVVSHAREEINKLRHVNEDLTKQVEGLQMNRFSEVEELVYLRWVNACLRYELRNYQAPSEKISARYLNKTLSPKSRERAKLLMLEYAGSERGQGDTDLETASSAPSSPRSEDLDNVSVDSSSSRYSFFGKRPNLMQKLKKWGRGKDDESRLASPTQFFTSDSPKSASQKPKGPLEALMLRNAGDGVGITTFGKREQDPSDIMDEANVASSFHLMSKTVQGFADDKYPAYKDRHKLATEREKVIKEKAEKARVQRYGGVNSSGIVPSPRSALPPKLAQIKEKAPTANAESSDQPSDNQNNPLVVTQLKLANIEKRAPRVPRPPPAPSATANTASALSPPPPRPPGAPPPPPPPGKPGGPPPPPPPPGSLPRNLAGGDKVHRAPEVVEFYQSLMKREAKKDTTSLGSTTSSAFDVRSNMIGEIENRSTFLLAVKADVETQGDFVESLANEVRAASFVNIDDVVAFVNWLDEELSFLVDERAVLKHFDWPESKTDALREAAFEYQDLLKLEHKVSSFTDDPKLACEEALKKMYSLLEKVEQSVYALLRTRDMAISRYREYGLPVDWLSGSGVVGKIKLASVQLAKKYMKRVATELDALQGTEKEPNREFLLLQGVRFAFRVHQFAGGFDEESMKAFEELRSKMSTQTSAPQISDV, via the exons ATGCTTGTCAGGTTAGGCGTCGTTGTTGTAGCCTCCGTCGCAGCTTTAACTCTTAAGAGAGCCAACAGTGGCAACAGAG ATGGCCAAGCAAGGAAAGGAAAAGACAAAACTCGCTACTCTGAACAT ggggagaaagaagaagagaaggaagaggtTAAAACAATCAGCGGCATAATCAATTCAGCTCTTTCAGATGATGACGACATGCTCTCCGAGATCGAGAGCCTCCTATCAGGGGAGATTGACATCCCCCTACCAAGTGACAGGTTTGACGTCAAAGAACGCTCTTGGTACAACAGTGTTAACTCCGAGCTGGAGAGGCTGCGTGGACTTGTGCGTGAGCTGGAGGAGAGGGAAGTGAAGCTTGAGGGAGAGCTGCTGGAGTACTATGGCCTCAAGGAACAGGAGACTGATGTTGTAGAGCTACACAGACAGCTCAAGATCAAGATGGTGGAGATCGACATGCTCAAAATGACCATCAACTCGCTgcaagaggagaggaagaagcttcaggatgACGTCGCCCGTGGCACAGGAGCCAAGAGGGAGCTGGAGGCTGCGAGGAACAAGATCAAGGAGCTGCAGCGACAGATACAGATGGAGGCGAACCAGACGAAAGGGCAGCTGATGCTTCTAAAGAACCAGGTGATTGCGCTGAAgtccaaggaggaggaggcagccatCAAGGACGCAGAGGTGCAGAGGAAGCTGAAGAAGCTCAAGGAGCtggaagtggaggtagttgaGCTGAGGAGGAAGAACAAGGAGCTCTTGTATGAGAAAAGGGATCTCATCGTTAAGCTGGATGCAGCACAAGGAAAAATAACAGAG AGTGATGTAGTTTCCCATGCAAGAGAGGAGATCAACAAGCTGAGGCATGTAAATGAAGACCTTACCAAGCAAGTAGAAGGCCTACAAATGAACAGATTCAGTGAAGTAGAAGAGTTGGTTTACCTGCGTTGGGTTAATGCTTGTCTGAGATATGAGCTCCGCAACTACCAGGCACCATCTGAGAAAATTTCTGCTCGTTACCTTAACAAGACCCTGAGCCCAAAATCGCGTGAGAGGGCCAAACTTCTAATGCTGGAATATGCAGGATCAGAACGAGGACAGGGCGACACTGACCTTGAAACTGCTTCTTCTGCACCTTCTTCACCCAGAAGCGAAGACTTGGACAATGTTTCAGTTGACAGTTCTTCTAGCAGATACAGCTTCTTTGGCAAAAGGCCCAATCTGATGCAAAAGCTCAAGAAGTGGGGAAGGGGCAAGGATGATGAAAGCAGATTAGCTTCACCGACACAGTTCTTCACTAGTGACTCCCCAAAGAGCGCCAGCCAGAAACCAAAGGGGCCCCTAGAGGCTCTCATGCTCAGAAATGCAGGAGATGGTGTGGGCATTACAACCTTTGGAAAGAGGGAACAGGATCCCAGTGATATCATGGATGAGGCAAATGTTGCATCTTCATTCCATTTGATGTCAAAGACTGTACAAGGTTTTGCTGATGACAAGTATCCCGCTTACAAAGATAGGCATAAACTTGCCACAGAACGGGAGAAGGTAATAAAAGAGAAAGCCGAGAAAGCTAGGGTACAAAGATATGGCGGTGTCAACAGTTCAGGTATTGTGCCATCTCCAAGATCTGCACTCCCTCCAAAACTTGCTCAAATAAAGGAAAAGGCTCCTACAGCTAATGCTGAATCCAGTGACCAACCTAGTGATAACCAGAACAACCCTCTAGTTGTGACACAACTGAAACTTGCAAATATTGAGAAGAGAGCTCCAAGAGTTCCTAGGCCACCTCCTGCACCATCAGCCACTGCCAACACTGCAAGTGCGttgtctccaccgccgccacgcccgccaggtgcacctcctccaccaccgcctcctggCAAACCTGGtggcccgccaccgccgccaccaccccctgGTTCCCTACCTAGGAATCTTGCTGGTGGTGACAAGGTACACCGTGCTCCAGAGGTTGTAGAGTTTTATCAAAGTCTCATGAAGCGTGAAGCCAAGAAGGACACAACTTCTCTGGGATCAACAACATCAAGTGCCTTTGATGTGAGAAGCAACATGATTGGAGAGATTGAGAATAGATCAACATTCCTCTTAGCT GTCAAAGCGGATGTGGAGACACAAGGAGACTTTGTCGAGTCTCTAGCAAATGAGGTCCGAGCAGCAAGTTTTGTAAATATCGACGATGTTGTTGCATTTGTAAATTGGCTTGATGAGGAACTATCCTTCTTG GTCGATGAGCGGGCAGTACTAAAGCACTTTGATTGGCCAGAGAGCAAAACTGATGCACTAAGAGAGGCAGCCTTTGAGTATCAAGACCTGCTAAAATTAGAACATAAGGTTTCGTCGTTTACTGATGATCCAAAGCTTGCATGTGAAGAAGCTCTCAAGAAGATGTATTCCTTGCTTGAAAA AGTGGAGCAGAGTGTTTATGCGCTACTTCGTACTAGAGACATGGCCATATCACGCTACAGGGAGTACGGACTACCGGTGGATTGGCTGTCTGGTTCCGGGGTAGTTGGCAAG ATCAAATTGGCATCTGTTCAGCTGGCGAAGAAGTATATGAAGAGGGTTGCCACAGAGCTTGATGCCTTGCAAGGCACCGAGAAAGAGCCCAACAGAGAGTTCTTGCTTCTTCAGGGTGTGAGATTTGCTTTCCGAGTTCATCAG TTTGCCGGAGGGTTCGATGAGGAAAGCATGAAGGCATTTGAAGAGCTAAGAAGCAAGATGTCTACACAGACATCTGCTCCACAAATTTCCGATGTATAG
- the LOC4349551 gene encoding probable phytol kinase 2, chloroplastic gives MWILESPLLRDAGAAVLTGATALAVLRFWEEVGNRALLDQKLCRKLVHITVGLVYFLMWPLFSADDVYAPFLASLVIAFNIIKVTLIGLGIVKDDGVINSMTRNGDRRELLKGPLYYACAITLATVIFWRTSPISIAVICNLCAGDGVADIAGRRFGHVKLPYNPDKSYAGSIAMFLAGFLASILYMCYFHLFGFVEESWSMVIAFGVTSLAAAIVESLPISTRLDDNLTVPLASVLVGVLVFYYTGARNLCCMSADSSDISALVQNQMVLDRF, from the exons ATGTGGATTCTGGAGAGCCCGCTGCTCcgggacgccggcgccgccgtgctcaCCGGAGCCACCGCCCTCGCCGTGCTTCGTTTCTGGGAAGAGGTCGGCAACCGCGCCCTCTTGGACCAG AAACTCTGCAGGAAACTCGTGCATATTACTGTTGGCTTAGTATACTTCCTTATGTGGCCTTTGTTCAG TGCGGATGATGTCTATGCTCCATTTCTTGCTTCCCTTGTCATTGCATTCAACATCATAAAGGTTACCTTGATTGGACTTGGTATTGTCAAAGATGATGGCGTCATTAACTCCATGACCAGGAACGGAGACCGCAG AGAGCTTCTTAAAGGTCCACTGTACTACGCTTGTGCTATAACACTCGCTACTGTAATTTTCTGGAGGACATCTCCCATTTCAATCGCAGTGATTTGCAACTTGTGTGCCGGAGATG GTGTAGCTGACATAGCTGGAAGGCGATTCGGACATGTAAAGCTTCCTTACAACCCTGATAAGTCTTATGCTGGATCCATTGCAATGTTCTTAGCTGGTTTCCTTGCATCAATCCT GTACATGTGCTACTTCCACCTCTTTGGATTTGTCGAGGAGAGCTGGAGCATGGTGATCGCCTTTGGTGTGACATCGCTTGCTGCTGCAATTGTGGAGTCACTCCCTATCAGCACACGCCTGGACGACAATCTGACTGTGCCACTCGCCTCTGTCCTCGTTGGTGTCCTTGTTTTCTATTATACTGGGGCCAGAAACCTGTGTTGTATGAGCGCTGACAGCAGTGACATTTCTGCACTTGTGCAGAATCAGATGGTCTTGGACAGGTTCTAG